A part of Solicola gregarius genomic DNA contains:
- a CDS encoding DUF4194 domain-containing protein translates to MATTIIELMRGVVYRETHESGWETLDRHGAAVRDHFATLGVDVVVDDTAGYAYLKSQPEDDGEEPLPRLVRRRALTHSQSLLLVLLRKRLVEFDTVAIDGKLVLSRDQIVDELRTFLPESSHEARMIDKVDTTIKQVADIGFLRPLQGSSDQWEVRRVLKAYVDAETLGDYAAKLEEYAAGLRGDADE, encoded by the coding sequence CACGAGTCGGGGTGGGAGACACTCGACCGGCACGGCGCCGCCGTACGTGATCACTTCGCCACTCTCGGCGTCGATGTCGTCGTCGACGACACGGCAGGCTACGCCTACCTCAAGTCCCAGCCCGAGGACGATGGTGAGGAGCCTTTGCCACGGCTGGTACGCCGCCGTGCTCTCACCCATTCGCAGAGCCTCTTGCTGGTGCTGCTACGTAAGCGGCTCGTGGAGTTCGACACCGTGGCAATCGACGGCAAGCTGGTCCTGAGTCGCGACCAGATCGTCGACGAGTTGCGTACGTTCCTGCCCGAGTCCTCCCACGAGGCACGGATGATCGACAAGGTCGACACGACCATCAAGCAGGTGGCAGATATAGGCTTCCTTCGCCCCTTGCAGGGGAGCAGTGACCAGTGGGAGGTCCGGCGGGTGCTGAAGGCGTACGTCGATGCCGAGACGCTGGGCGACTACGCTGCCAAGCTCGAGGAGTACGCCGCGGGACTGCGGGGCGATGCCGATGAGTGA